A region from the Aegilops tauschii subsp. strangulata cultivar AL8/78 chromosome 5, Aet v6.0, whole genome shotgun sequence genome encodes:
- the LOC109773853 gene encoding pentatricopeptide repeat-containing protein At2g20540 yields MGSKSKLRQKTIPAEKQETRHAEAEPKPTMSSQAPRRPPPPRLPPNLPPHVPYSRALQQRLYLLAQHAGRRRLHPAGATSLRALDQLHAQLLLNGFHRKRFLLAKLISLAAAAADLPRAEALFLSSSSSSSSPTLANLLLRAAAASRARPRQLLSLFSRLVGRHGFRPNAFSFSTLFAALSGAGAVAAPHGGALHASALAGGFAPSSSHVMTSLLDMYGAAGQLVDARKVFDEMRDRTAAAWNCMLSAYVRCREVDVALRFFGEMPGRDAVAWTTVIAGCASAGRAAEAVDLFWSMRKARVKDDSVTMVALLTACAELGDLRLGRWVHARVDQEGHLQRTVSLDNALIHMYVKCGAVEDAHRMFLGMPRRSTISWTTMISGLAVHGRAEEALELFNRMEERPDGTTLLAVLSACSHSGKVGDGRQYFESMERVYGIAPEIQHYGCMVDMLCRSRRLHEALELAEAMPLQSNEAVWGALLSGCKREDNLELAAKVIDRLTELQPDRAAGHLVLLSNMYAGVGQWEQARIVRERVAALHAGKPAGGSWVNQNETSMLVA; encoded by the coding sequence ATGGGAAGCAAATCGAAGCTGCGGCAGAAAACCATTCCCGCGGAGAAGCAGGAAACACGCCACGCAGAGGCGGAGCCAAAGCCAACCATGTCTAGCCAAGCccctcgtcgtcctcctcctcctcgcctcccACCCAACCTGCCCCCTCACGTCCCCTACTCCCGCGCGCTGCAGCAGCGCCTCTACCTCCTCGCGCagcacgccggccgccgccgcctccacccgGCCGGCGCCACCTCCCTCCGCGCGCTCGACCAGCTCCACGCGCAGCTCCTCCTCAACGGCTTCCACCGCAAGCGCTTCCTCCTCGCCAAGCTCatctccctcgccgccgccgccgccgacctcccccgcgccgaggccctcttcctctcctcctcctcctcctcctcctcccccaccCTCGCCAACCTCCTCCTCCGCGCCGCGGCGGCTTCCCGCGCGCGGCCTCGCcagctcctctccctcttctcccgCCTCGTCGGCCGCCACGGGTTCCGCCCCAACGCCTTCTCCTTCTCCACGCTCTTCGCCGCGCTCTCCGGCGCGGGCGCGGTCGCGGCCCCCCACGGAGGCGCCCTCCACGCGAGCGCGCTCGCCGGCGGGTTCGCGCCGTCCAGCTCGCACGTCATGACCAGCCTCCTTGACATGTACGGCGCGGCCGGGCAGCTCGTGGATGCCAGgaaggtgttcgacgaaatgcggGACAGGACCGCGGCCGCGTGGAACTGCATGCTTTCTGCTTACGTGCGGTGCCGTGAGGTGGATGTGGCTCTGCGTTTCTTCGGTGAGATGCCTGGGAGGGACGCGGTGGCCTGGACGACGGTGATAGCTGGGTGTGCCAGTGCTgggagggcggcggaggcggttGATCTGTTCTGGAGCATGAGGAAGGCAAGGGTCAAGGATGACTCGGTGACGATGGTTGCCTTGCTGACGGCGTGTGCGGAGTTGGGGGACCTGCGTCTCGGGCGATGGGTACATGCACGGGTGGACCAGGAAGGCCATTTGCAGCGGACGGTGTCGCTAGACAATGCCCTCATCCATATGTATGTCAAGTGTGGGGCTGTGGAGGATGCGCACCGCATGTTTCTCGGGATGCCGAGGCGGAGTACCATCTCATGGACTACAATGATTTCCGGGCTCGCGGTCCATGGTCGTGCCGAGGAGGCTCTAGAGTTGTTTAACAGGATGGAGGAACGTCCTGATGGCACGACACTGCTCGCTGTGCTGTCTGCGTGCAGCCATTCAGGGAAGGTTGGCGACGGACGGCAATACTTTGAGAGCATGGAAAGAGTTTATGGGATCGCCCCAGAGATACAGCATTATGGATGCATGGTCGACATGCTCTGCCGCAGCAGACGATTGCATGAAGCACTCGAGCTCGCGGAGGCAATGCCATTGCAATCTAATGAGGCCGTGTGGGGTGCACTATTGAGTGGATGCAAGAGGGAAGATAATCTTGAGCTTGCAGCCAAAGTAATTGATAGATTGACTGAGCTACAGCCTGATCGAGCAGCTGGGCACCTTGTGCTCCTGTCAAACATGTATGCGGGTGTTGGTCAGTGGGAGCAGGCTCGGATTGTGAGGGAAAGAGTGGCTGCACTGCATGCCGGGAAGCCTGCTGGAGGGAGCTGGGTTAATCAAAACGAGACCAGCATGTTGGTAGCATGA
- the LOC109773854 gene encoding uncharacterized protein, with the protein MNRRTDHGYVHPCLTPSCSCRPQEYKSTLHCYRRGKAKMCVQRGRNPPGILDGLYGIQIARRPPQTQCEGEAVRTTFTDSPTCEHQNGGGAVAQRHQRLQIRRLWQQRPSCLKPIHCSITCDKHAGETFANVVTSLPFIILGLHTPRKNLNAAIYANSLVGVGIASGLYHSSRGEIRKILRWADYTMIATTTLCLSRAVRNENPGLLMAASTLLLPFQPFMVSAVHTGMMEVSFAKRASVEPELRTVHNLHKMSSLLGGALFIADDYFPETPYIHAAWHLAAAIGIGTCNKLLG; encoded by the exons ATGAATCGAAGAACTGACCACGGCTATGTTCATCCATGTCTAACTCCATCCTGCTCCTGCAGGCCTCAGGAGTATAAATCGACCCTCCACTGCTATAGGAGGGgcaaagcaaaaatgtgtgtccAGAGGGGTAGAAACCCCCCAGGCATCTTGGATGGGCTCTACGGCATACAGATTGCTCGTCGACCGCCGCAGACACAGTGCGAAGGTGAAGCCGTCCGGACCACCTTCACCGATTCGCCAACTTGTGAACACCAAAACGGCGGTGGAGCAGTCGCGCAACGACATCAAAGACTGCAGATACG ACGACTGTGGCAGCAAAGGCCCTCATGCTTGAAGCCTATCCACTGTAGCATTACAT GTGACAAGCATGCTGGTGAAACTTTTGCAAATGTTGTCACCTCTCTGCCCTTCATCATCCTTGGACTGCATACACCAAG GAAGAACTTGAACGCTGCCATCTACGCTAACTCGCTGGTTGGAGTAGGAATAGCTTCAGGCCTGTATCATTCCTCCAGAGGAGAAATCAGGAAAATCCTGCGATGGGCCGACTATACTATGATCGCCACCACTACGTTG TGTTTATCCAGGGCAGTCAGGAATGAGAACCCAGGACTACTGATGGCAGCATCAACATTGCTGCTGCCGTTTCAGCCTTTCATGGTTTCAGCTGTCCACACCGGGATGATGGAG GTTTCCTTCGCAAAGAGAGCATCAGTTGAACCAGAGCTCAGAACGGTACATAACCTGCACAAGATGTCATCTCTTTTGGGAGGTGCGCTGTTTATTGCCGACGATTACTTCCCAGAGACACCCTATATCCATGCTGCATGGCATCTTGCTGCTGCTATTGGCATTGGCACATGCAATAAGCTTCTCGGGTGA